One window of the Triticum dicoccoides isolate Atlit2015 ecotype Zavitan chromosome 3B, WEW_v2.0, whole genome shotgun sequence genome contains the following:
- the LOC119274840 gene encoding uncharacterized protein LOC119274840 has protein sequence MGKLLCESSSGGGAVAVAEALPPSPAPASPPQLLAWAAPDPPAGWSAVWALDDQQRRRLLRIWERGVAWKPPRQGGDGPEAPPPAVVFRLDHGGEVESDGNCLFTAARRAAAAKAEARELRHRAVRRFADVYAAAEASDRAAVDAAVRHLYAPDLKAGWGVHVVQEVKLLAPKADRDALDAAIQELVGIGIQRELAAETIYKERCIAVDDGDSWAKYMSISGSAEDEHDIITLQYTEEGLLTIDENRDGRAAAFGDDIAIECLATEFKREVFVVQAHGTDAMVDEDNCVFFLPHLPRGEICDVPIFLFMKGTAWCGAGADHYEPLIATVLQHVTPDKAAVVL, from the exons ctcctccggcggcggcgccgtcgccgtcgccgaggCCCTCCCGCCCTCCCCCGCCCCGGcctcgccgccgcagctcctcgcctgGGCCGCCCCCGACCCCCCCGCCGGCTGGTCCGCCGTCTGGGCGCTCGACGACCAGCAGCGCCGCCGCCTGCTCCGGATCTGGGAGCGCGGCGTCGCCTGGAAGCCGCCCCGCCAGGGGGGCGACGGCCCGGAGGCCCCGCCCCCCGCCGTCGTCTTCCGCCTCGACCACGGCGGGGAGGTCGAGTCCGACGGCAACTGCCTCTTCACCGCCGCGCGGAGGGCCgccgccgccaaggccgaggcgcgCGAGCTCCGGCACCGCGCCGTGCGCCGCTTCGCCGACGTCTACGCCGCGGCCGAGGCCTCCGACAGGGCCGCGGTCGacgccgccgtgcgccacctctACGCGCCGGATCTCAAGGCCGGCTGGGGCGTCCACGTCGTGCAGGAGGTCAAGCTGCTCGCGCCCAAGGCCGACCGCGACGCCCTCGACGCCGCcatccaggagctcgtcggcatcgGCATCCAAAG GGAACTGGCAGCCGAGACTATCTACAAGGAGAGATGTATTGCTGTAGACGATGGAGATAGTTGGGCCAAGTACATGTCCATTTCTGGTTCGGCGGAGGATGAGCATGACATAATCACCCTGCAGTACACAGAGGAGGGCTTACTGACCATTGATGAGAACCGGGATGGGCGTGCGGCTGCGTTTGGCGATGATATTGCCATCGAGTGCCTCGCCACCGAGTTCAAGAGAGAAGTTTTCGTG GTACAAGCACATGGCACCGATGCAATGGTTGATGAGGATAACTGCGTGTTCTTCCTCCCACACCTCCCTAGAGGAGAAATCTGTGATGTGCCCATCTTTCTATTCATGAAGGGAACAG CATGGTGCGGTGCTGGTGCAGACCATTACGAGCCAttgatcgccaccgtcctccagcaTGTTACTCCAGACAAGGCAGCTGTTGTACTTTGA